A genomic segment from Diospyros lotus cultivar Yz01 chromosome 5, ASM1463336v1, whole genome shotgun sequence encodes:
- the LOC127801182 gene encoding protein NRT1/ PTR FAMILY 4.3 gives MDVENRAQDNYKAGETISGEDQITVDWRGRPSNPSKHGGMRAAAFVLGLQAFEIMGIAAVGNNLITYVINEMHFSLSKSANIVTNFIGTVFILALLGGYLSDSYLGSFWTMLIFGFVELSGFILLSVQAHLPQLKPPQCNMATNGEHCLEAKGFKALIFFVALYLVALGSGCVKPNMISHGADQFNKAEPKQSKKLSTYFNAAYFAFSMGELVALTVLVWIQTHSGMDVGFGLSAAAMAMGLISLVCGTVVYRNKPPQGSIFAPIAQVLVAAFVKRKQVCPSNPHMLHGSQSKVPNNHLAVSSDGGFVLHHTERFRFLDKACIKIQHGTNTKESPWRLCTVTQVEQVKILISVIPIFACTIVFNTILAQLQTFSVQQGSAMNTQLTKSFHIPPASLQSIPYIMLIFIVPLYDTFVVPFARKITGHDSGITPLQRIGFGLFVATFSMVSAALMENKRRNSSVNENKTLSIFWITPQFLIFGLSEMFTAVGLIEFFYKQSLKGMQAFLTALTYCSYSFGFYLSSLLVSLVNKITSSSSNGGWLSENNLNKDRLDLFYWLLAALSFANFLNYLFWARWYSNNLPVSATMQNIQSIGEDFNHENPSYTKHSGDDNAA, from the exons atggatgtGGAAAATAGAGCACAGGATAATTACAAAGCAGGAGAAACCATTTCTGGAGAAGATCAGATCACTGTTGATTGGAGGGGCAGACCCTCCAATCCCAGCAAGCATGGGGGAATGAGAGCTGCTGCTTTTGTTCTTg ggcTTCAAGCATTTGAGATAATGGGCATAGCAGCAGTCGGGAACAACCTTATAACATATGTGATAAATGAGATGCACTTCTCCCTGTCAAAGTCGGCCAACATAGTGACCAACTTTATAGGCACTGTCTTCATCCTTGCACTCCTTGGAGGCTATCTCTCTGATTCCTATCTTGGCTCCTTCTGGACCATGCTCATCTTTGGCTTTGTTGAACTTTCA GGTTTCATACTACTATCAGTGCAAGCCCATCTTCCCCAGCTAAAGCCACCCCAGTGCAACATGGCAACAAATGGAGAGCACTGTTTGGAAGCAAAAGGATTCAAGGCCTTAATCTTCTTTGTGGCACTTTACTTGGTGGCCCTGGGGAGTGGCTGCGTAAAACCCAACATGATTTCTCATGGTGCTGATCAGTTCAACAAAGCTGAGCCCAAGCAATCCAAGAAGCTCTCCACCTACTTCAATGCTGCCTACTTTGCCTTCTCCATGGGTGAACTTGTTGCCCTAACTGTTCTAGTTTGGATCCAAACCCATTCGGGTATGGATGTCGGGTTCGGACTCTCGGCAGCTGCCATGGCAATGGGACTCATTAGTTTGGTTTGTGGTACAGTGGTTTATAGGAACAAGCCTCCTCAAGGAAGCATCTTCGCCCCTATAGCTCAA GTTCTTGTGGCTGCATTTGTAAAGAGAAAGCAAGTGTGTCCATCTAACCCACATATGCTCCATGGCAGCCAAAGCAAGGTGCCGAACAACCACCTCGCTGTTTCCTCCGATGGTGGCTTTGTTCTTCATCACACCGAAAGATTCAG GTTTTTGGACAAGGCCTGTATCAAAATCCAACATGGGACAAACACAAAGGAGAGTCCATGGAGGCTGTGCACTGTGACTCAAGTGGAGCAAGTGAAGATACTAATTTCAGTGATTCCAATTTTTGCTTGCACCATTGTCTTCAACACCATTTTGGCACAGCTCCAAACATTCTCAGTCCAACAAGGAAGTGCCATGAACACCCAACTCACGAAATCCTTCCATATCCCCCCGGCGTCGCTCCAATCCATCCCTTATATCATGCTCATCTTCATCGTCCCTCTCTACGACACATTCGTCGTGCCATTTGCCCGGAAGATCACTGGCCATGACTCCGGGATCACCCCATTGCAGCGAATAGGCTTTGGTCTATTTGTCGCGACATTTTCTATGGTTTCCGCGGCCCTAATGGAGAACAAAAGGAGGAATTCATCTGTGAATGAGAACAAGACACTGTCCATATTTTGGATCACCCCACAGTTCTTGATATTTGGCCTATCAGAGATGTTTACAGCAGTTGGCTTAATTGAGTTCTTTTACAAACAGTCTTTAAAGGGAATGCAAGCATTTTTAACAGCCCTCACCTACTGTTCATACTCATTTGGCTTCTACTTGAGCTCTCTACTGGTCTCCCTGGTCAATAAGATCACCTCTAGCTCATCCAATGGTGGTTGGCTGAGTGAGAATAATCTCAACAAAGACAGGCTGGATCTTTTCTACTGGCTACTAGCAGCTCTAAGCTTTGCCAACTTCCTTAACTACCTGTTTTGGGCTAGATGGTATTCTAATAATCTGCCTGTATCAGCAACCATGCAGAATATTCAGTCTATCGGTGAAGACTTCAACCATGAAAATCCAAGTTATACTAAACACAGTGGAGATGACAATGCTGCTTGA
- the LOC127802034 gene encoding mitotic spindle checkpoint protein MAD1 isoform X1, whose product MILRTPPARKRKADSRPMESPNSERQLVIYEDPPAPESTHELPSEHMLCTYQCRQMVKSEFFDALSSAEKQAHDCQSKLEVLNDDYCKAEAERQKLRDQFLRAEQELAAAKGREHALQDQLLKEVNDSQERIKKQIQAYSELEVKLQNETKLRRKAESLAASAEEKASILEGKISHLSGSTEREKKQLQDEIVQINRESKLSVSRITADLERMECRANHAQKESELLKQQLEELRRQLDESLYQKAELEKKLSSFTFQEIPSTGNDVLLKHLQEELRIFEAEVREARRLKCSHENIELLKEKLLEEKGRRERAESELCKLSDMQLTIKKLEDELSAWKMLVKDIPGVSCAEDIPLKFAALQKEVIQSMRNMGEANTRLKQMEVALDAAELDKQNAETQAALAHESAEASKLEVKRVDLMLSSVIEERDRLKNVIDELKKQTNVEAGGDLVNGTLVKELESSLAQKECSNKELENDLRKLKELNSDQQSEIKLLTEKLNNEARRIKSLERESDRLRSEISLLESKLGHGDFSSANTKVLRMVNTLAVDNESKQTIEALRSELQKTKEKLQAVEELKAQSGGAGKLVDSYISEKILHYKEQIATLEKREERYRTVFADRISVFRRACCELFGYKIVMDDHHRPDGIPVTRFTLQSIYAQNDDEKLEFEYESGNTNILANGYTSQPEISRQVDIFIRKLNSIPAFTANLTVESFNRRTLS is encoded by the exons GTTAAATCTGAGTTCTTCGATGCCTTAAGTAGTGCAGAGAAGCAAGCTCATGATTGCCAATCTAAGTTGGAGGTGCTAAATGATGACTATTGCAAGGCAG aaGCTGAGAGGCAGAAACTTCGCGATCAATTCTTACGTGCAGAACAAGAACTTGCTGCTGCCAAAGGACGTGAACATGCACTGCAAGATCAGCTGTTGAAAGAGGTCAATGATTCTCAAGAACGGATAAAGAAACAAATACAAGCATACAGTGAACTTGAG GTGAAGCTCCAAAATGAAACTAAACTTCGCAGAAAAGCAGAGTCTTTAGCAGCTTCAGCCGAGGAGAAGGCAAGcattttagaaggaaaaataagcCATCTCTCTGGAAGCACTGAAAGGGAAAAGAAACAACTTCAGGATGAGATTGTACAGATTAATAGAGAATCAAAACTTTCTGTTTCTAGAATAACTGCAGAC ctTGAAAGAATGGAATGCAGAGCTAATCATGCTCAGAAAGAATCTGAGCTGCTGAAACAACAGCTTGAAGAACTCCGAAGGCAGCTTGATGAG AGCTTGTACCAGAAGGCTGAACTAGAGAAGAAGCTATCAAGTTTCACATTTCAAGAAATTCCTTCTACAGGGAATGATGTTTTGTTGAAGCATTTGCAAGAAGAGCTGCGGATTTTT GAGGCTGAAGTGCGAGAAGCTAGGAGGTTAAAGTGTTCTCATGAAAACATTGAGTTACTGAAAGAgaaattattggaggaaaaaGGCCGAAGGGAGAGGGCAGAATCAGAACTATGTAAATTATCAGATATGCAGCTCACCATTAAGAAGTTGGAGGATGAATTATCTGCTTGGAAGATGTTAGTGAAGGACATTCCTGGTGTATCATGCGCTGAGGATATACCTCTCAAATTTGCAGCTTTACAGAA AGAGGTGATTCAAAGCATGAGGAACATGGGTGAGGCCAACACCCGCTTGAAACAAATGGAGGTGGCTTTGGATGCTGCAGAACTTGATAAACAAAATGCTGAAACTCAAGCTGCGCTGGCACATGAGAGTGCAGAAGCTTCAAAGTTAGAAGTCAAACGAGTAGATTTGATG CTTTCTTCTGTGATTGAGGAAAGAGATagattaaaaaatgttattgatgAGTTGAAGAAGCAGACAAATGTTGAAGCAGGTGGCGATTTAGTGAATGGAACTCTGGTCAAG GAGCTTGAATCAAGTCTTGCCCAAAAGGAATGCAGTAACAAGGAATTGGAGAATGACTTGCGTAAACTAAAAGAACTCAATAGTGACCAGCAAAGTGAAATAAAATTGCTCACTGAGAAGTTAAATAATGAAGCCAGAAGAATAAAATCATTGGAGCGGGAGAGTGATCGCCTTCGTTCTGAAATCTCCCTCTTGGAGTCCAAG CTGGGACATGGTGATTTTTCGTCTGCAAATACGAAAGTTCTGCGAATGGTGAATACACTAGCAGTCGACAACGAATCAAAACAGACAATAGAAGCCTTAAGGAGTGAATTACAGAAGACAAAGGAGAAGCTGCAAGCTGTTGAagaattaaaagcacaatcag GTGGTGCTGGGAAACTTGTAGACTCCTACATTTCTGAAAAGATACTGCATTATAAGGAGCAAATtgcaactcttgaaaaacgtgAAGAGAG ATACAGAACTGTTTTTGCAGATAGAATCTCAGTGTTTAGAAGGGCTTGTTGTGAGCTTTTTGGTTATAAG ATTGTAATGGATGATCACCACCGTCCTGATGGAATTCCAGTTACACGTTTTACTCTCCAGTCTATCTATGCTCAAAATGATGATGAAAAGCTTGAATTTGAATATGAATCTGGGAATACAAACATTTTG GCAAACGGTTACACCTCACAGCCTGAGATATCCCGTCAG GTCGACATATTCATCCGGAAGTTGAATTCAATTCCGGCTTTTACTGCCAATTTGACTGTGGAATCTTTCAACAGACGCACTCTTTCCTGA
- the LOC127802034 gene encoding mitotic spindle checkpoint protein MAD1 isoform X2, protein MILRTPPARKRKADSRPMESPNSERQLVIYEDPPAPESTHELPSEHMLCTYQCRQMVKSEFFDALSSAEKQAHDCQSKLEVLNDDYCKAEQELAAAKGREHALQDQLLKEVNDSQERIKKQIQAYSELEVKLQNETKLRRKAESLAASAEEKASILEGKISHLSGSTEREKKQLQDEIVQINRESKLSVSRITADLERMECRANHAQKESELLKQQLEELRRQLDESLYQKAELEKKLSSFTFQEIPSTGNDVLLKHLQEELRIFEAEVREARRLKCSHENIELLKEKLLEEKGRRERAESELCKLSDMQLTIKKLEDELSAWKMLVKDIPGVSCAEDIPLKFAALQKEVIQSMRNMGEANTRLKQMEVALDAAELDKQNAETQAALAHESAEASKLEVKRVDLMLSSVIEERDRLKNVIDELKKQTNVEAGGDLVNGTLVKELESSLAQKECSNKELENDLRKLKELNSDQQSEIKLLTEKLNNEARRIKSLERESDRLRSEISLLESKLGHGDFSSANTKVLRMVNTLAVDNESKQTIEALRSELQKTKEKLQAVEELKAQSGGAGKLVDSYISEKILHYKEQIATLEKREERYRTVFADRISVFRRACCELFGYKIVMDDHHRPDGIPVTRFTLQSIYAQNDDEKLEFEYESGNTNILANGYTSQPEISRQVDIFIRKLNSIPAFTANLTVESFNRRTLS, encoded by the exons GTTAAATCTGAGTTCTTCGATGCCTTAAGTAGTGCAGAGAAGCAAGCTCATGATTGCCAATCTAAGTTGGAGGTGCTAAATGATGACTATTGCAAGGCAG AACAAGAACTTGCTGCTGCCAAAGGACGTGAACATGCACTGCAAGATCAGCTGTTGAAAGAGGTCAATGATTCTCAAGAACGGATAAAGAAACAAATACAAGCATACAGTGAACTTGAG GTGAAGCTCCAAAATGAAACTAAACTTCGCAGAAAAGCAGAGTCTTTAGCAGCTTCAGCCGAGGAGAAGGCAAGcattttagaaggaaaaataagcCATCTCTCTGGAAGCACTGAAAGGGAAAAGAAACAACTTCAGGATGAGATTGTACAGATTAATAGAGAATCAAAACTTTCTGTTTCTAGAATAACTGCAGAC ctTGAAAGAATGGAATGCAGAGCTAATCATGCTCAGAAAGAATCTGAGCTGCTGAAACAACAGCTTGAAGAACTCCGAAGGCAGCTTGATGAG AGCTTGTACCAGAAGGCTGAACTAGAGAAGAAGCTATCAAGTTTCACATTTCAAGAAATTCCTTCTACAGGGAATGATGTTTTGTTGAAGCATTTGCAAGAAGAGCTGCGGATTTTT GAGGCTGAAGTGCGAGAAGCTAGGAGGTTAAAGTGTTCTCATGAAAACATTGAGTTACTGAAAGAgaaattattggaggaaaaaGGCCGAAGGGAGAGGGCAGAATCAGAACTATGTAAATTATCAGATATGCAGCTCACCATTAAGAAGTTGGAGGATGAATTATCTGCTTGGAAGATGTTAGTGAAGGACATTCCTGGTGTATCATGCGCTGAGGATATACCTCTCAAATTTGCAGCTTTACAGAA AGAGGTGATTCAAAGCATGAGGAACATGGGTGAGGCCAACACCCGCTTGAAACAAATGGAGGTGGCTTTGGATGCTGCAGAACTTGATAAACAAAATGCTGAAACTCAAGCTGCGCTGGCACATGAGAGTGCAGAAGCTTCAAAGTTAGAAGTCAAACGAGTAGATTTGATG CTTTCTTCTGTGATTGAGGAAAGAGATagattaaaaaatgttattgatgAGTTGAAGAAGCAGACAAATGTTGAAGCAGGTGGCGATTTAGTGAATGGAACTCTGGTCAAG GAGCTTGAATCAAGTCTTGCCCAAAAGGAATGCAGTAACAAGGAATTGGAGAATGACTTGCGTAAACTAAAAGAACTCAATAGTGACCAGCAAAGTGAAATAAAATTGCTCACTGAGAAGTTAAATAATGAAGCCAGAAGAATAAAATCATTGGAGCGGGAGAGTGATCGCCTTCGTTCTGAAATCTCCCTCTTGGAGTCCAAG CTGGGACATGGTGATTTTTCGTCTGCAAATACGAAAGTTCTGCGAATGGTGAATACACTAGCAGTCGACAACGAATCAAAACAGACAATAGAAGCCTTAAGGAGTGAATTACAGAAGACAAAGGAGAAGCTGCAAGCTGTTGAagaattaaaagcacaatcag GTGGTGCTGGGAAACTTGTAGACTCCTACATTTCTGAAAAGATACTGCATTATAAGGAGCAAATtgcaactcttgaaaaacgtgAAGAGAG ATACAGAACTGTTTTTGCAGATAGAATCTCAGTGTTTAGAAGGGCTTGTTGTGAGCTTTTTGGTTATAAG ATTGTAATGGATGATCACCACCGTCCTGATGGAATTCCAGTTACACGTTTTACTCTCCAGTCTATCTATGCTCAAAATGATGATGAAAAGCTTGAATTTGAATATGAATCTGGGAATACAAACATTTTG GCAAACGGTTACACCTCACAGCCTGAGATATCCCGTCAG GTCGACATATTCATCCGGAAGTTGAATTCAATTCCGGCTTTTACTGCCAATTTGACTGTGGAATCTTTCAACAGACGCACTCTTTCCTGA